One genomic window of Desmospora activa DSM 45169 includes the following:
- a CDS encoding GAF domain-containing protein has product MGYIVVVYFKVRSGDNLSLTILKVSQFQIGSFDFTPNKELQKYKKTIEKLQEEFQVLNDDSKHKFMIMGYLNEVGKQAHKVIGTSQEDKEKVKEVFDKAMDLALNMILHAVKEGKKGRSRICILVPNSNGKLYIIKGHGYSDEGRDKLRLGERSYAGTAFREKRIIRTGNIKKRDENNTPFQKVPQQKDYISLICVPIILFNTCIGVLNIDCWSENTFTDDDEKYLQYFANQLALPLMTYRIKNEEKLHSLIASGREE; this is encoded by the coding sequence TTGGGTTACATAGTTGTTGTCTACTTTAAAGTTCGATCTGGCGATAATCTTTCCCTTACCATTTTGAAAGTTTCTCAATTTCAAATCGGTTCTTTTGATTTTACACCGAACAAGGAACTACAAAAATATAAAAAGACAATTGAGAAGCTACAAGAGGAATTTCAAGTTTTAAACGATGATTCTAAACATAAATTCATGATAATGGGATACCTAAACGAAGTAGGAAAACAAGCCCACAAAGTTATAGGGACTTCTCAAGAGGATAAAGAAAAAGTAAAAGAAGTTTTTGATAAAGCCATGGATTTAGCACTTAACATGATTCTTCATGCTGTTAAGGAAGGGAAAAAAGGGCGGTCTAGAATTTGCATTTTAGTTCCCAATTCCAATGGGAAGTTGTATATTATAAAAGGACATGGTTATTCGGATGAAGGACGGGACAAACTTCGATTAGGTGAAAGATCCTATGCGGGAACTGCTTTTCGCGAAAAAAGAATAATTCGTACCGGCAATATTAAAAAAAGGGATGAGAATAATACACCTTTCCAAAAGGTTCCTCAACAAAAAGATTACATTTCCCTTATTTGCGTTCCAATTATACTCTTTAACACCTGTATTGGTGTCTTAAATATAGATTGTTGGTCAGAAAATACTTTTACTGATGACGACGAGAAATACTTACAGTATTTCGCTAACCAACTCGCTCTTCCATTGATGACTTACAGAATTAAAAATGAAGAAAAACTTCACTCACTTATTGCTTCAGGGAGGGAAGAATAA
- a CDS encoding lipoprotein has translation MKKIGFMAIICLFAFALVGCGPDDVSTGAEDASGNEENKQNDQGKNDGEKRTTVNETKDVGGLKVTVAEVVVREDKIDVGINLENTASHPITIYPDMDGKIVIPDMQMQLTANMFMGDSVGGDVSAGVKQDGVLSFTTDNNKKLTTDEVKSFNLELGEVVHGETYSTLGKIQFEIAMDGE, from the coding sequence TTGAAAAAAATCGGATTCATGGCAATCATTTGTCTGTTTGCTTTTGCTTTAGTTGGTTGTGGACCTGATGATGTCAGCACTGGTGCGGAAGATGCCTCCGGCAATGAAGAGAATAAACAGAATGATCAAGGGAAAAACGATGGCGAAAAACGTACCACTGTTAATGAAACCAAAGATGTCGGCGGCTTAAAAGTGACGGTGGCAGAGGTTGTAGTACGGGAGGATAAAATCGATGTGGGGATCAACCTGGAAAACACCGCAAGTCACCCCATCACCATTTATCCGGATATGGACGGAAAGATCGTGATCCCCGATATGCAAATGCAGTTAACCGCCAACATGTTTATGGGGGATAGTGTTGGAGGAGACGTATCCGCTGGGGTTAAACAAGATGGTGTCCTGTCTTTTACCACTGATAATAACAAGAAATTGACTACCGATGAGGTAAAATCATTCAACTTGGAACTTGGAGAAGTGGTCCACGGTGAAACCTATAGTACATTGGGCAAAATTCAGTTTGAAATTGCAATGGATGGAGAGTGA
- a CDS encoding helix-turn-helix domain-containing protein → MGDTQQKKDRLITPKEAAERLAVSPLTIKKWMRDGKIKGTKLMSVWRISEEEVDKLVKNEGDSN, encoded by the coding sequence GTGGGTGATACTCAACAAAAAAAAGATCGTTTAATCACGCCCAAGGAAGCGGCTGAGAGGTTGGCGGTTTCACCTCTCACAATCAAGAAATGGATGAGGGATGGCAAGATCAAGGGAACAAAACTCATGTCAGTCTGGCGGATTAGCGAAGAAGAAGTCGATAAACTAGTCAAAAATGAGGGGGATTCAAATTGA
- a CDS encoding MFS transporter — translation MLSTYIVFFAYQALGFSLTLVGLLLVVSETAGSVGRIVWGLISDRWGGRRLAVLLIIALGTLICSLLASLWQPDWSFAWLVVLVAVFGFCICDFNGIWMNAATESVPERQAGLASGFSVSLGSWGVVLGPPLFGWVVDLTSGYTVAWLLLAGVMVGVIAMLLIVMRIPEHKN, via the coding sequence GTGTTAAGTACTTATATTGTCTTTTTTGCATACCAAGCATTGGGATTCTCCTTGACGCTGGTGGGTCTTTTGTTAGTCGTGTCAGAAACGGCCGGTTCCGTGGGCAGGATTGTATGGGGACTCATCAGTGATCGTTGGGGTGGTCGGCGGTTGGCAGTTTTACTGATTATCGCCCTGGGCACTTTGATATGCAGTCTGCTAGCTTCCTTGTGGCAACCGGATTGGTCGTTTGCGTGGTTGGTGGTGCTGGTGGCTGTTTTCGGTTTTTGTATCTGCGACTTTAACGGAATCTGGATGAATGCAGCCACAGAATCGGTTCCTGAGAGGCAAGCGGGCTTGGCCAGCGGCTTTAGTGTCTCCTTAGGATCTTGGGGTGTAGTGTTAGGGCCACCGTTGTTTGGCTGGGTGGTGGATTTGACCAGTGGGTACACCGTGGCGTGGTTGTTGTTGGCTGGTGTGATGGTTGGGGTGATTGCGATGTTACTCATCGTGATGCGTATACCTGAACACAAGAACTGA
- a CDS encoding DUF4912 domain-containing protein, with product MDQQLNWERVQRRLEAGASYRQMAEALGLTLGQFRYRLQKYRKAMEEIAVTQAEPRLERPEWKEDSRLWEEEWVQTGIEDRLILMAKDPWTLFAHWRVSPLQQRLVCRHFESEWGRLPFSLRLCDVTDLHYDGKHAHSIRVENTHPLADRYWLAGVTPGRHYLAEWGTWTLEGHFFTLLCSNVVKTPRILEERNRAVLKMEPVASEKTTATTDLEKPFYPDIADRWNDRFDGYTWVEKKEGDR from the coding sequence GTGGATCAACAGTTGAATTGGGAAAGGGTACAAAGGCGGTTGGAAGCAGGGGCAAGTTATCGGCAGATGGCGGAAGCACTTGGTTTAACGTTGGGACAGTTTCGCTACCGTCTGCAAAAATACCGGAAAGCGATGGAAGAGATTGCAGTCACACAAGCAGAACCCCGACTGGAACGACCGGAATGGAAAGAAGATAGCCGTCTGTGGGAGGAGGAGTGGGTGCAAACAGGGATCGAAGATCGTCTGATCCTAATGGCGAAGGATCCCTGGACACTATTTGCTCACTGGCGGGTAAGCCCGTTACAACAGCGATTGGTGTGTCGTCATTTTGAGTCGGAGTGGGGACGACTGCCTTTTTCCTTGCGGTTATGTGATGTGACTGATCTACATTATGACGGTAAACATGCCCATTCCATCCGGGTGGAAAATACGCACCCACTGGCGGATCGCTATTGGTTGGCAGGAGTCACACCCGGGCGCCATTATTTAGCAGAATGGGGAACATGGACGCTGGAAGGCCATTTTTTTACCCTTCTCTGTTCAAATGTTGTAAAAACACCGCGGATACTGGAAGAGCGAAATCGAGCGGTGTTGAAGATGGAGCCGGTCGCCTCGGAAAAAACAACGGCGACGACCGATCTGGAAAAACCCTTTTACCCTGATATCGCTGATAGGTGGAATGATCGCTTCGACGGATATACATGGGTGGAGAAAAAGGAGGGTGACAGATGA
- a CDS encoding 1,4-alpha-glucan branching protein domain-containing protein has protein sequence MSHGYFALVLHAHLPYVRHPERDDVLEERWLYEAVTECYIPLLQVFQGLQRDGVDFRLALSISPPLAAMLADPLLQKRTAAHLEQLVELGEREVERTVGDASFHPLARMYRDRFQGARDFYQEVQGDLLQEFCRLEAAGRLELFTAVGTHPFLPYLLREETMRAHIQAAVASHERLLGRRPRGIWLPECGFVPGVDRLLREADIQWFCVDSHAVAAAAPPSRLGTTSPILTSAGVAAFARDPQSSEQVWSSRTGYPGDYDYREYYRDIGYDLDWETIGSYVHPEGIRLHTGFKYYRITGYGAHKEPYNPEWAREKAAGHARHFLAERQAQVRAERQKHGRHPVITAPFDAELFGHWWFEGPLFLDMLFRQMHFDQADVKSITPTQYLERYTDYPVCEMEMSSWGRHGYGDVWLQGKNEWIYPVIQKAEEQFNHLVHRIEPVSSQMQRAMAQAGRELMLAQSSDWAFIMDSQTMVEYAIKRTKQHIARFDRLAAMIEADAVDEEWLAQVEELDGLFPDLNPAWFRSPWRQKPIVKGKRPSVLMLTWEYPPMTVGGLSRHVYDLSRYLVQQGWEVHVVTTEVQGYPHTETVEGVHIHRAHVMKPFGNQFYHWVFQLNRMLLDTCRSLMAAGHCFDVVHAHDWLVSAAAQGLKEAFHLPLVATIHATEHGRNQGIHTELQQRIHRLEWELTYEAARVIVCSRHMEREVQDVFQLPTDKMRVIPNGVDPALLQPPSLNEGGPEPFARSGERIILFVGRLVREKGVSTLLEAAVEVVKVHPDTKWIIVGKGPMKEVWEAEAQRLGLAEKILFTGFISDADRNRLLQLAEIAVFPSWYEPFGIVALEAMAAGTSVVVSDTGGLADVVDHDKNGLKAYPGDATSLLRQIRTLLEDGGKSRRLAEAAREHIYRFDWKRIADQTTAVYQEMIAPEAIDVREEVAAHHESR, from the coding sequence ATGAGTCACGGTTATTTCGCTCTTGTACTTCATGCCCACCTTCCTTATGTACGCCATCCGGAACGAGACGATGTCCTAGAAGAACGGTGGCTGTATGAAGCGGTAACGGAATGTTATATTCCACTGTTGCAGGTTTTTCAAGGATTGCAACGGGATGGAGTGGACTTTCGCTTGGCTTTATCCATCAGTCCACCTCTGGCGGCGATGCTGGCGGATCCGCTTTTACAAAAACGGACGGCGGCTCACTTGGAGCAGTTGGTAGAACTGGGAGAGCGGGAAGTGGAACGGACGGTGGGGGATGCTTCCTTCCACCCCTTGGCACGGATGTATCGAGATCGCTTTCAGGGAGCGCGGGATTTTTATCAAGAGGTGCAAGGCGATCTATTGCAAGAGTTTTGCCGTTTGGAAGCAGCAGGGAGGCTGGAGTTGTTTACGGCGGTGGGAACCCATCCCTTTTTACCGTATCTGTTGCGGGAGGAAACAATGCGCGCTCACATTCAAGCGGCGGTCGCTTCCCATGAACGGTTGTTGGGGCGACGTCCGCGGGGAATCTGGTTGCCGGAGTGCGGGTTTGTCCCCGGGGTGGATCGACTGTTGCGAGAGGCGGACATTCAGTGGTTTTGCGTCGATAGTCACGCGGTTGCTGCTGCAGCCCCTCCTTCTCGCTTGGGCACGACCTCCCCGATTCTCACCTCCGCGGGGGTTGCGGCTTTCGCCCGTGATCCGCAGTCGTCGGAACAGGTGTGGAGCTCTCGTACGGGCTATCCCGGTGATTACGATTATCGTGAATACTACCGCGATATCGGCTATGACCTGGATTGGGAGACGATCGGGTCCTATGTTCATCCCGAGGGTATCCGCCTTCATACCGGCTTTAAATATTACCGTATCACAGGATACGGGGCGCACAAGGAGCCGTATAACCCGGAGTGGGCACGGGAAAAAGCGGCTGGGCACGCCCGTCATTTCTTAGCGGAAAGACAGGCGCAGGTGCGGGCAGAGCGGCAAAAGCATGGACGTCATCCGGTGATTACCGCCCCCTTTGATGCGGAATTGTTTGGTCACTGGTGGTTTGAGGGACCCCTTTTTCTCGATATGTTGTTTCGGCAGATGCATTTTGATCAAGCGGATGTGAAGTCGATCACCCCAACGCAGTATTTGGAGCGTTACACCGATTATCCTGTCTGTGAGATGGAGATGAGCTCCTGGGGACGCCACGGTTATGGAGATGTATGGTTGCAAGGGAAGAATGAGTGGATTTATCCGGTGATACAGAAGGCGGAAGAGCAGTTTAATCACCTGGTTCATCGCATAGAACCGGTCTCTTCTCAAATGCAACGAGCCATGGCGCAAGCGGGTCGGGAGTTGATGCTGGCCCAGTCCAGCGATTGGGCATTTATCATGGATAGTCAAACCATGGTGGAGTATGCGATCAAACGGACAAAACAACATATTGCACGCTTTGATCGATTAGCGGCGATGATTGAAGCAGATGCGGTGGATGAGGAGTGGCTGGCTCAGGTTGAGGAGCTGGATGGGCTGTTTCCGGATTTAAATCCGGCATGGTTTCGCTCCCCTTGGCGGCAGAAGCCCATTGTGAAAGGGAAACGGCCTTCCGTGTTGATGCTCACATGGGAATACCCCCCGATGACCGTGGGTGGATTGTCCCGTCATGTGTACGATTTATCCCGTTATCTGGTGCAACAGGGATGGGAGGTGCATGTGGTAACCACGGAAGTGCAGGGGTATCCGCACACAGAGACGGTGGAAGGGGTACATATTCATCGCGCTCATGTGATGAAGCCCTTTGGCAACCAGTTTTATCACTGGGTGTTTCAGTTGAACCGCATGCTGCTGGATACTTGTCGTTCCCTAATGGCTGCGGGGCATTGCTTTGATGTTGTTCATGCGCACGATTGGTTGGTAAGTGCGGCGGCCCAAGGACTAAAAGAGGCCTTCCACCTGCCGCTGGTAGCCACCATCCACGCGACTGAGCATGGGCGTAATCAGGGGATCCATACCGAGCTACAGCAACGCATCCATCGCTTGGAATGGGAGCTCACTTATGAAGCCGCGCGCGTGATTGTGTGCAGTCGGCATATGGAGCGGGAAGTACAGGATGTGTTTCAACTGCCTACGGATAAAATGCGAGTGATTCCCAATGGTGTCGATCCCGCTCTGCTCCAACCGCCATCGCTAAACGAGGGAGGGCCTGAACCTTTTGCCCGTAGCGGTGAGCGCATCATTTTGTTCGTCGGCCGACTGGTACGGGAAAAAGGGGTGAGCACATTATTGGAGGCGGCAGTAGAAGTTGTGAAGGTTCATCCCGACACCAAATGGATCATCGTGGGCAAAGGTCCGATGAAGGAGGTGTGGGAAGCAGAAGCGCAGCGGCTGGGATTGGCGGAAAAAATACTATTCACCGGATTTATCAGCGACGCTGACCGCAATCGCTTGTTACAACTGGCGGAGATCGCAGTGTTTCCCAGTTGGTATGAACCCTTTGGCATTGTGGCTTTGGAAGCGATGGCTGCCGGAACGTCTGTGGTCGTCTCGGATACAGGCGGTTTGGCGGATGTGGTAGACCATGACAAAAATGGGCTAAAGGCGTACCCCGGCGATGCCACCTCTCTGCTTCGACAGATTCGCACGTTGTTGGAAGATGGAGGGAAATCCCGCCGACTGGCGGAAGCGGCCCGGGAACACATTTACCGTTTTGACTGGAAGCGAATCGCCGACCAGACCACCGCCGTCTATCAAGAGATGATCGCCCCCGAGGCGATCGATGTTCGGGAAGAAGTGGCTGCACACCATGAATCCCGTTGA
- a CDS encoding sugar phosphate nucleotidyltransferase translates to MKAVIMAGGKGTRLRPLTNRLPKPMVPLVDKPCMEYSIELLKKYGITEIAVTVQYLPHLIRDYFGDGSEWGVKLHYFEETQPLGTAGSVKNAEEFLDDTFLVISGDALTDFDLEQAIRFHRERMAIGTLVLTKVEVPLEYGVVMTQEDGRVVRFLEKPSWSEVFSDTVNTGIYVLEPEVLSLFNPGQVFDFSKDLFPLLLANELPLFGMVAAGYWSDIGNLEQYRQAQWDLLEGRVVADVKGEEWSPGIRVMPGARVKEPSTLSAPAFVGAGTQIEAGAQVGPHAILGRYNRVATAANLEQTVLWNRNDIAVAARLAGSTLTNEVIVSEGACVEERTVVGEKTRIGERALLLSGVKVWPEKIVSPGAIVTESLVWESHGVHGWFGHDGVSGITNRELTPERAGRMAAAFASMLGEGSTVVVGRDGDAFADILQLSVTASMLAAGVRVMDTGVTPAPVIRYACHLHQAKGGVYIRRLDEKGERTVLQFFDQHGLPLSPGMERKVEQTLHQEEFSRPATAFGTLEQAENVQKRYRNALLEEVDGKQIRSHAFTVVLYAGDWQLYPLIQSLLEGLGCRVVTVLGTNASLERFIVDHEADLGVYIGSNGQTVRWYTETGQALTAEEQTLVETLLAIKREKIVPIAVTAPVEATEIANSAGMDVIPVPASTRARLEPQHRRSWQLYGDGCAATAVLLEHLSQRGFTLEKLVQSLPPVYMKSESIFCPAEAKGQVMRCLMEEWKDHNLELLDGIKIWEGEDWVLIRPDREQARVEVVAQGETSADVERLLDGHKKKILQYREG, encoded by the coding sequence ATGAAAGCAGTGATTATGGCAGGCGGTAAAGGAACGCGTTTACGACCCCTGACCAATCGTTTGCCCAAGCCGATGGTTCCCCTCGTCGATAAGCCGTGCATGGAATATAGCATTGAGTTGCTGAAAAAATACGGGATCACCGAAATTGCAGTCACGGTTCAGTATCTCCCCCATCTTATCCGCGATTATTTTGGGGACGGCAGTGAGTGGGGGGTAAAGCTTCATTATTTTGAGGAGACGCAACCCCTGGGCACTGCGGGAAGCGTTAAAAATGCGGAAGAGTTTTTAGATGATACGTTTCTGGTGATCAGCGGCGATGCATTGACCGATTTTGATCTGGAACAAGCGATTCGTTTTCACCGTGAGCGGATGGCGATCGGCACCTTGGTATTGACCAAAGTGGAGGTGCCGTTGGAATACGGCGTTGTGATGACACAGGAAGACGGCCGGGTCGTTCGCTTTTTGGAGAAGCCCAGTTGGAGTGAGGTTTTTAGCGATACGGTGAATACCGGTATCTATGTACTGGAGCCGGAGGTACTCTCCCTATTCAATCCGGGTCAGGTGTTTGATTTTAGCAAGGATCTATTTCCGTTGTTACTGGCAAACGAGTTGCCGCTGTTTGGAATGGTAGCTGCGGGATATTGGTCGGATATCGGCAACTTGGAACAATATCGGCAGGCCCAGTGGGATCTGTTGGAGGGGCGGGTGGTCGCTGATGTAAAAGGGGAGGAGTGGTCTCCCGGCATTCGGGTGATGCCCGGTGCCCGAGTGAAGGAGCCTTCAACTTTGTCTGCACCGGCGTTTGTAGGAGCTGGAACCCAGATAGAAGCAGGGGCACAAGTAGGACCACATGCCATCCTGGGTCGCTACAATCGGGTGGCAACCGCTGCCAATCTGGAGCAGACGGTGTTATGGAATCGAAATGATATCGCCGTCGCCGCTCGGCTGGCGGGAAGCACCCTAACCAATGAAGTGATCGTCAGTGAGGGGGCGTGTGTCGAGGAACGGACTGTGGTGGGAGAGAAGACGAGGATTGGTGAACGGGCACTTCTTTTATCTGGTGTAAAAGTATGGCCGGAAAAGATAGTCAGCCCCGGTGCGATTGTTACTGAATCCTTGGTGTGGGAGTCTCATGGAGTTCACGGCTGGTTTGGCCATGATGGCGTCAGCGGGATTACCAATCGGGAGCTGACACCGGAACGGGCAGGACGGATGGCCGCAGCCTTTGCCAGTATGTTAGGGGAAGGGTCAACCGTAGTGGTCGGTCGGGATGGAGACGCGTTTGCGGATATCCTGCAATTATCGGTTACAGCCAGTATGCTCGCGGCGGGAGTTCGGGTGATGGATACGGGAGTGACACCAGCACCGGTTATTCGATATGCTTGTCATTTACACCAAGCAAAGGGTGGAGTGTACATTCGACGGCTGGATGAAAAAGGAGAACGAACGGTACTACAATTTTTTGATCAACACGGATTACCCCTAAGCCCTGGAATGGAACGAAAGGTGGAGCAAACCTTACATCAAGAGGAGTTCTCTCGCCCTGCCACCGCTTTTGGCACACTGGAGCAGGCGGAGAATGTACAGAAACGATATCGCAACGCGCTACTAGAAGAAGTAGACGGCAAACAAATCCGTTCTCATGCTTTTACGGTAGTGTTGTATGCCGGTGATTGGCAGCTGTATCCGCTTATACAATCGCTGTTGGAAGGATTGGGCTGCCGAGTGGTGACAGTGCTGGGTACCAACGCTTCTCTGGAACGATTTATCGTGGATCATGAAGCCGATCTTGGTGTTTATATCGGGTCCAACGGACAGACCGTCCGCTGGTATACTGAAACAGGGCAGGCGTTGACAGCAGAAGAGCAGACGTTGGTAGAAACATTGTTGGCGATTAAACGGGAAAAAATCGTTCCCATCGCAGTGACAGCTCCTGTGGAAGCAACGGAAATCGCGAATAGCGCGGGGATGGATGTAATACCCGTCCCAGCATCGACACGGGCGCGCTTAGAACCCCAACACCGCCGTTCATGGCAACTATATGGGGATGGTTGTGCCGCAACCGCAGTGTTGTTAGAGCATTTGTCCCAAAGGGGATTCACTTTGGAAAAGCTCGTCCAAAGTTTGCCACCGGTTTATATGAAATCGGAGTCGATCTTTTGTCCCGCAGAGGCAAAGGGACAGGTGATGCGCTGCTTAATGGAAGAATGGAAGGATCACAATTTGGAACTGCTGGACGGGATCAAAATTTGGGAGGGAGAGGATTGGGTGTTGATCCGCCCTGATCGCGAGCAGGCACGGGTGGAAGTAGTGGCTCAGGGCGAGACATCCGCCGATGTGGAGCGCCTTTTGGATGGTCATAAAAAGAAGATTTTACAATATCGAGAGGGTTAG
- a CDS encoding HD domain-containing protein, whose product MRLQDPLYGTVEVEPVMAALLHTPPLQRLERVHQAGAAALLQPKWNVTRLEHSIGVMLLIRRLGGSLPEQAAALLHDVSHTAFSHLVDQVLDHPDEDYHEKQLERVIKHPAIEEAIAPMGWKVEDLLPLERWSILEQPAPDLCADRIDYTLRDQYHYGGLSLHEIHAFLEMLTLVQGRIAVRSLAWAEWFVDAYYREVVHFFLDPKNVYANDRLSTVLRQAMVEGVITEDDWMKTDQKLLQQVKDRGGEALLRDLSEIRPGIRLQISHPDDNWDIHFKQKVRWVDPLVISKNGDIVRASQLSTKIRNQTQEAIERMKAGVYVRIV is encoded by the coding sequence GTGCGTTTGCAAGATCCGTTATATGGAACAGTTGAGGTGGAACCGGTAATGGCGGCGTTGCTCCATACCCCTCCTCTACAACGCTTGGAAAGGGTTCATCAAGCGGGAGCAGCGGCCTTACTTCAGCCGAAGTGGAATGTTACCCGGTTGGAGCACTCCATCGGGGTGATGTTGTTGATCCGGCGGTTGGGGGGAAGTTTACCGGAGCAAGCGGCAGCATTGTTGCATGATGTCTCCCATACGGCTTTTTCCCATTTGGTTGATCAAGTGCTGGATCATCCCGATGAGGATTATCACGAGAAGCAATTGGAGCGAGTGATTAAACATCCCGCAATCGAAGAAGCGATCGCTCCGATGGGCTGGAAGGTGGAGGATCTATTGCCCCTGGAGCGGTGGTCCATACTGGAACAGCCAGCTCCCGACCTATGTGCCGACCGGATTGATTATACGTTGCGGGATCAATATCATTACGGTGGGTTATCGTTGCATGAGATCCATGCTTTCCTCGAGATGCTGACACTGGTGCAGGGACGGATCGCAGTACGGTCGCTGGCATGGGCGGAATGGTTTGTGGATGCTTACTATCGGGAAGTGGTTCATTTTTTTCTCGATCCAAAGAATGTCTACGCTAATGACCGCCTCTCCACCGTATTGCGGCAAGCGATGGTGGAAGGGGTGATCACAGAGGATGACTGGATGAAAACCGATCAGAAGTTGTTGCAGCAAGTGAAAGATCGCGGCGGTGAAGCCCTCCTTCGCGACTTGTCAGAGATCCGCCCAGGTATTCGCCTGCAGATCAGCCACCCCGACGACAACTGGGATATTCATTTTAAGCAAAAGGTCCGATGGGTTGACCCGCTGGTAATCAGTAAGAACGGAGATATTGTGCGTGCATCCCAACTTTCCACCAAAATTCGCAACCAGACGCAGGAGGCAATAGAGCGAATGAAAGCGGGAGTTTATGTGCGCATCGTTTAA
- a CDS encoding glycoside hydrolase family 15 protein, with amino-acid sequence MKSLHQILDTMRLPNGAYVASPSRDYSYVWIRDVCYTVLPYLTQPCDRYERAYHALFDLFRRYEWKIDIHTTKKPQHLYEYIHARYDKNLVEIDQPWGHAQNDAIGLFLWGVAQGVRHGKPVLRDQNDQVIVEKLVRYLGCVEYWQHADNGMWEENMEVHASSVGACVSGLQAVRLLADVPLEWIERGKQTLQRLLPFESDTKEVDLALLSLIYPHQVVDRQMAHTILERVAEGLERKRGVIRYKNDQYYYAGAEAEWCFGFPWLGLCWCWLGDHRQAQKYMDKTCSILPADGCLPELYIGGTDCPNGNTPLAWGVAMTMLLLNQVQNQGLSQAG; translated from the coding sequence ATGAAATCCTTACATCAAATCTTGGACACCATGCGTCTGCCCAACGGCGCTTATGTAGCTAGCCCATCCCGGGATTATTCTTATGTGTGGATTCGGGATGTGTGCTATACGGTTCTACCTTATCTAACTCAGCCGTGTGATCGCTATGAACGAGCGTATCATGCACTGTTTGATCTGTTTCGCCGCTATGAGTGGAAGATCGATATTCATACAACAAAAAAACCGCAACATCTTTATGAATATATCCATGCTCGCTATGATAAAAATTTAGTCGAGATTGACCAGCCGTGGGGACACGCCCAAAATGACGCGATCGGTTTGTTTTTATGGGGAGTAGCTCAGGGAGTACGCCATGGCAAACCGGTGTTGCGGGATCAAAACGATCAGGTGATCGTCGAGAAATTGGTCCGTTACCTCGGCTGTGTGGAGTATTGGCAGCATGCGGATAACGGAATGTGGGAGGAAAATATGGAAGTGCATGCCTCTAGTGTGGGGGCATGTGTCTCGGGGTTGCAAGCGGTGCGGCTTTTGGCGGATGTCCCACTTGAGTGGATTGAGCGGGGAAAGCAGACACTGCAACGCTTGCTTCCTTTTGAAAGCGATACCAAAGAGGTGGATTTAGCGCTTCTCTCACTGATCTATCCCCATCAGGTGGTGGATCGGCAGATGGCCCACACCATTTTAGAACGCGTAGCCGAGGGATTGGAGCGGAAGCGGGGCGTAATTCGTTACAAAAATGACCAATACTATTATGCTGGTGCAGAAGCGGAGTGGTGTTTTGGCTTTCCCTGGTTGGGTTTGTGCTGGTGTTGGCTGGGCGATCATAGACAAGCGCAGAAATATATGGATAAAACCTGTTCTATCTTACCAGCGGACGGCTGCTTGCCGGAGTTGTATATCGGAGGGACGGATTGTCCCAACGGTAATACTCCCTTGGCCTGGGGTGTGGCTATGACGATGCTCTTGCTGAATCAGGTGCAAAATCAAGGACTTTCACAGGCGGGTTAA
- a CDS encoding DoxX family protein: MLVLLILLSVYLLLTVIAKVSAGRYFSTAKIRGCYAMCAMLFFTGVSHFVMVEPFVEMIPVWLPYPFWINMGAGVVELLLGLGLLFKRTRKVSGWLLAVFFVLVFPANINNAIYGNEIPGGLNNIPYYPWIRLLFQPVYIVWALWCSKE, from the coding sequence ATGTTAGTTCTATTGATCTTACTCAGCGTTTATCTGCTATTGACGGTGATTGCTAAAGTTAGCGCTGGCCGCTATTTTTCCACCGCTAAAATAAGAGGTTGTTACGCCATGTGTGCGATGTTGTTTTTTACCGGTGTCAGTCATTTTGTCATGGTTGAACCATTTGTCGAGATGATTCCTGTATGGCTTCCATACCCGTTTTGGATTAATATGGGGGCCGGAGTGGTTGAATTGTTGCTAGGGTTGGGACTGTTGTTTAAGCGAACCCGGAAAGTAAGCGGATGGCTGTTGGCTGTCTTTTTTGTACTGGTATTTCCGGCTAATATCAATAACGCCATCTATGGAAATGAAATTCCGGGTGGATTAAACAATATCCCTTATTACCCTTGGATTCGGTTATTGTTTCAACCGGTTTATATCGTGTGGGCATTATGGTGCAGCAAAGAATGA